The proteins below come from a single Triticum aestivum cultivar Chinese Spring chromosome 5D, IWGSC CS RefSeq v2.1, whole genome shotgun sequence genomic window:
- the LOC123123651 gene encoding B3 domain-containing protein Os06g0194400: MAESNSYEEQRRRQIEENRRKLEELRLHHLSAAVREAAARPKPNPKPRPKRKAPEPGQLRRSGRVAGLPEQPSYLEGAGQRDYRGVYEAYAVWKGPTDEERAGALAKAEELQRRIHRIRCPAFVKPMTHSLAMNAVQMLIPKDFLKYLPAHDEAVVVVDEADDEFHMMYNAHRQGGKHYYLDKGWKGFAFDHDLADGDCLVFHMTERAKFKVYIFRANPDYESDQTSDDSEDEE; this comes from the exons ATGGCGGAATCGAACTCGTACGAGGAGCAGCGTCGGAGGCAGATTGAGGAGAACCGCCGGAAGCTGGAGGAGTTGCGCCTGCACCACCTCTCCGCCGCCGTCCGCGAGGCCGCCGCCAGGCCCAAGCCCAACCCCAAGCCCAGGCCG AAGCGCAAGGCCCCGGAGCCCGGCCAGCTCCGGCGGTCCGGCCGCGTCGCCGGCCTCCCGGAGCAGCCCAGCTACCTCGAGGGCGCAGGGCAGCGCGACTACCGTGGAGTCTACGAGGCATACGCTGTCTGGAAAGGACCGACCGACGAGGAGAGGGCCGGCGCCCTCGCCAAGGCCGAGGAGCTCCAGCGCCGGATCCACCGCATCCGCTGCCCCGCCTTCGTCAAGCCCATGACCCACAGCCTCGCCATGAATGCAGTCCAGATG CTAATCCCCAAGGACTTCCTCAAGTATCTCCCGGCGCATGATGAGGCGGTCGTGGTGGTGGATGAGGCGGATGACGAGTTCCACATGATGTACAATGCCCACAGACAGGGCGGCAAACACTACTACCTCGACAAGGGGTGGAAAGGGTTCGCCTTCGACCATGACCTTGCCGATGGCGATTGCTTGGTTTTCCACATGACAGAGAGGGCAAAGTTCAAG GTCTACATTTTCAGAGCAAACCCAGACTATGAAAGCGACCAAACTTCAgatgactctgaggatgaagagtAA